A window of the Kosakonia radicincitans DSM 16656 genome harbors these coding sequences:
- a CDS encoding M48 family metallopeptidase, protein MKIRPLLFALGITTVLAGCQNMDSNAFLSSGAEAFQAYTLSDAQVKALSDDACKQMDSKATIAPASSTYSQRLAKIAAALGDNINGQPVNYKIYVAKDVNAFAMANGCIRVYSALMDMMTDNEVEAVIGHEMGHVALGHVKKGMQVALGTNAIRAAAASAGGIVGSLSQSQLGALGEQLVNSQFSQRQESEADDYSYDLLRKRGINPAGLATSFEKLAKMEEGRQSSMFDDHPASAERAQHIRDRMAADGIK, encoded by the coding sequence ATGAAAATTCGCCCGCTTCTCTTTGCTCTGGGAATAACAACCGTCCTTGCTGGCTGCCAGAATATGGACTCAAATGCTTTTCTCAGCTCCGGCGCAGAAGCTTTTCAGGCCTACACGCTGAGCGATGCGCAAGTAAAAGCATTAAGTGATGACGCCTGTAAACAGATGGACAGTAAAGCAACCATCGCGCCCGCCAGCAGCACCTACAGCCAGCGCCTGGCTAAAATTGCTGCTGCGCTCGGCGATAACATCAACGGCCAGCCGGTCAACTACAAGATTTATGTGGCAAAAGACGTGAATGCTTTTGCCATGGCAAACGGCTGCATCCGCGTCTACAGCGCGCTGATGGATATGATGACCGACAACGAAGTTGAAGCGGTGATCGGCCACGAAATGGGCCACGTTGCGCTGGGCCATGTGAAAAAAGGGATGCAGGTGGCGCTGGGCACCAATGCGATACGCGCAGCCGCAGCGTCAGCAGGCGGTATTGTCGGCAGCCTGTCGCAGTCGCAGCTCGGCGCACTGGGCGAACAACTGGTAAATTCACAGTTCTCTCAGCGCCAGGAATCCGAAGCGGATGACTACTCCTACGATCTGTTGCGCAAACGCGGCATCAACCCGGCAGGGCTGGCGACCAGCTTTGAGAAACTGGCAAAAATGGAAGAGGGTCGGCAGAGTTCGATGTTTGACGATCATCCGGCATCGGCGGAGCGCGCCCAGCATATTCGCGATCGCATGGCCGCAGACGGAATTAAATAA
- the tkt gene encoding transketolase, producing the protein MSSRKELANAIRALSMDAVQKAKSGHPGAPMGMADIAEVLWRDFLNHNPTNPAWADRDRFVLSNGHGSMLIYSLLHLTGYDLPMSELQNFRQLHSKTPGHPEVGYTAGVETTTGPLGQGIANAVGMAIAEKTLAAQFNRPGHEIVDHFTYAFMGDGCMMEGISHEACSLAGTLKLGKLVAFYDDNGISIDGHVEGWFTDDTAKRFEAYGWHVVRGIDGHDADAIKRAVEEARAVTDKPSLLMCKTIIGFGSPNKAGTHDSHGAPLGDAEIALTREALGWKYAPFEIPSEIYAQWDAKEAGQAKEAAWNDKFAAYAKAFPQEAAEFTRRMKGELPSDFDAKAQAFVEKLQANPAKIASRKASQNAIEAFGPLLPEFLGGSADLAPSNLTIWSGSKAINEDTAGNYIHYGVREFGMTAIANGISLHGGFLPYTSTFLMFVEYARNAVRMAALMKQRQVLVYTHDSIGLGEDGPTHQPVEQVASLRLTPNVSTWRPCDQVESAVAWKYGVERADGPTALILSRQNLAQQERTAQQLADVARGAYVLKESAGQPELILIATGSEVELAVAAYEKLTAEGVKARVVSMPSTDTFDKQDAAYRESVLPKAVSARVAIEAGIADFWYKYVGLNGAVVGMTTFGESAPAELLFEEFGFTVDNVVAKAKALL; encoded by the coding sequence ATGTCCTCACGTAAAGAGCTTGCCAATGCTATTCGTGCGCTGAGCATGGACGCGGTACAGAAAGCCAAATCCGGTCACCCGGGAGCCCCGATGGGTATGGCGGACATCGCCGAGGTCCTGTGGCGTGATTTTCTGAACCACAACCCGACGAATCCGGCCTGGGCCGATCGCGACCGCTTTGTGCTGTCCAACGGCCACGGTTCGATGCTGATTTACAGCCTGCTGCACCTCACCGGCTATGATCTGCCGATGTCCGAGCTGCAGAACTTCCGTCAGCTGCACTCGAAAACTCCGGGCCACCCGGAAGTGGGTTACACCGCGGGTGTGGAAACTACCACTGGTCCGCTGGGGCAGGGCATTGCCAACGCCGTGGGCATGGCGATTGCAGAGAAAACTCTCGCAGCGCAGTTCAACCGTCCTGGGCACGAGATTGTTGACCACTTCACCTACGCCTTTATGGGCGACGGCTGCATGATGGAAGGCATTTCCCATGAAGCCTGCTCCCTGGCCGGTACGCTGAAACTGGGCAAACTGGTTGCGTTCTACGATGACAACGGCATCTCCATCGACGGCCATGTTGAAGGCTGGTTCACCGATGACACGGCGAAACGCTTTGAAGCCTACGGCTGGCACGTAGTGCGCGGCATTGACGGCCACGACGCGGACGCCATCAAACGTGCAGTGGAAGAAGCCCGTGCTGTTACCGATAAACCGTCGCTGCTGATGTGCAAAACCATCATCGGTTTCGGTTCGCCGAACAAAGCCGGTACCCACGATTCCCACGGTGCGCCGCTGGGCGATGCTGAAATCGCTCTGACCCGTGAAGCGCTCGGCTGGAAATACGCGCCGTTTGAAATCCCGTCTGAAATCTATGCACAGTGGGATGCGAAAGAAGCCGGCCAGGCCAAAGAAGCGGCGTGGAACGACAAATTCGCCGCTTACGCCAAAGCCTTCCCGCAGGAAGCCGCTGAGTTCACCCGCCGTATGAAGGGCGAACTGCCGTCTGATTTCGATGCCAAAGCGCAGGCGTTTGTCGAGAAGCTTCAGGCTAACCCGGCGAAAATCGCCAGCCGCAAAGCGTCGCAAAATGCCATTGAAGCTTTCGGTCCGCTGTTGCCGGAATTCCTCGGCGGCTCCGCTGACCTGGCGCCATCCAACCTGACTATCTGGTCCGGTTCGAAAGCGATTAACGAAGACACTGCCGGTAACTACATTCACTACGGCGTGCGCGAGTTCGGTATGACGGCAATTGCCAATGGTATCTCGCTGCATGGCGGTTTCCTGCCGTATACCTCGACCTTCCTGATGTTCGTTGAATATGCCCGTAATGCGGTGCGTATGGCGGCGCTGATGAAACAGCGTCAGGTGCTGGTTTACACCCACGACTCCATCGGTCTGGGCGAAGACGGCCCGACGCACCAGCCGGTCGAGCAGGTAGCTTCCCTGCGCCTGACCCCGAACGTCAGCACCTGGCGTCCGTGTGACCAGGTGGAATCCGCAGTGGCGTGGAAATATGGCGTTGAACGTGCTGACGGTCCGACTGCGCTGATCCTTTCCCGTCAGAACCTGGCGCAGCAGGAGCGTACGGCACAGCAACTGGCAGATGTCGCCCGTGGCGCCTACGTGCTGAAAGAGAGTGCTGGTCAGCCGGAACTGATCCTGATTGCTACCGGTTCCGAAGTGGAACTGGCGGTTGCTGCTTATGAAAAACTGACTGCCGAAGGCGTGAAGGCGCGCGTGGTTTCCATGCCGTCGACCGACACCTTCGACAAACAGGATGCGGCATACCGTGAATCCGTGCTGCCGAAAGCGGTTTCTGCCCGTGTGGCTATCGAAGCCGGCATTGCGGACTTCTGGTACAAATACGTCGGCCTGAACGGCGCGGTAGTGGGTATGACCACCTTCGGCGAATCTGCTCCGGCAGAACTGTTGTTTGAAGAGTTTGGTTTTACCGTTGACAATGTGGTGGCAAAAGCGAAAGCGCTGCTGTAA
- a CDS encoding phage antirepressor KilAC domain-containing protein has translation MIIPGDNLNSQPVLATISSREIAKLTGVTHGEVKRMVKSLETAQRLSQPVKEHPYEREGEMRQEFLLNKRDSLLTVSRLSPTFTAEMLDRWQEKEKLISLPDFTNPAAAARAWAEQYEKRQRAEELLALSAPKAEFFDRYVRVEESLGFRQLCKMLRVKESLFRRFLLERNIMQRVNGALMPQQYHIDEGYFTVHGGVGENKRSWSQARFTAKGVKWVADLWAKQLSSQPVEMPRAERTEPKALEHSWF, from the coding sequence ATGATAATTCCTGGTGACAATCTCAATTCTCAGCCTGTGCTGGCGACAATCAGCAGCCGTGAAATCGCAAAATTGACAGGCGTGACGCATGGCGAAGTGAAGCGGATGGTGAAAAGCCTGGAAACCGCGCAGCGGCTCTCCCAGCCGGTGAAAGAGCACCCGTACGAGCGAGAAGGCGAGATGCGACAAGAATTTTTGCTTAATAAACGAGACTCATTGCTGACGGTTTCGCGCCTCTCGCCGACCTTTACGGCAGAAATGCTCGATCGCTGGCAGGAGAAAGAGAAGCTTATCAGTCTGCCCGATTTTACGAATCCTGCCGCCGCCGCACGCGCCTGGGCTGAGCAGTACGAAAAACGTCAGCGAGCGGAAGAGTTACTTGCTCTCTCAGCCCCAAAGGCGGAGTTCTTTGACCGCTATGTCAGGGTTGAAGAGTCGCTTGGTTTTCGTCAGCTTTGCAAGATGCTGCGCGTGAAAGAGTCTCTGTTCCGACGCTTTTTGCTTGAGCGCAATATTATGCAGCGTGTAAACGGTGCATTGATGCCGCAGCAGTACCATATTGATGAAGGTTACTTCACTGTCCATGGTGGCGTCGGGGAAAACAAACGTAGCTGGTCTCAGGCGCGTTTCACCGCGAAGGGGGTGAAGTGGGTGGCCGATCTGTGGGCTAAGCAACTCTCGTCGCAGCCGGTTGAGATGCCGCGCGCAGAACGCACCGAGCCGAAGGCGCTGGAGCATAGCTGGTTTTAA
- the epd gene encoding erythrose-4-phosphate dehydrogenase, which yields MTVRIAINGFGRIGRNVVRALYESGRRAEITVVAINELADAVGMAHLLKYDTSHGRFAWDVRQEREQLFVGDDVIRILHERSIAALPWRELGVDVVLDCTGVYGNREDGEAHLAAGAKKVLFSHPGSHDLDATIVFGVNQETLRSEDLLVSNASCTTNCIIPVIKLLDDAYGIESGTVTTIHSAMHDQQVIDAYHSDLRRTRAASQSIIPVDTKLAAGITRIFPQFNDRFEAIAVRVPTINVTAIDLSVTVKKPVKAMEVNMLLQKAARGTFHGIVDYTELPLVSTDFNHDPHSAIVDGTQTRVSGAHLIKTLVWCDNEWGFANRMLDTTLAMSAIGFR from the coding sequence ATGACCGTACGCATAGCGATTAATGGTTTCGGTCGCATTGGGCGCAACGTGGTTCGTGCTTTATATGAATCCGGGCGTCGGGCGGAAATCACCGTGGTGGCAATCAATGAACTGGCCGATGCTGTGGGCATGGCGCATTTATTGAAATATGACACCAGCCACGGGCGTTTTGCCTGGGATGTTCGCCAGGAGCGCGAACAATTGTTTGTGGGTGACGACGTAATTCGCATCCTGCATGAGCGCTCAATTGCGGCACTGCCGTGGCGCGAGCTGGGTGTAGATGTGGTGCTCGACTGTACCGGCGTATACGGCAACCGTGAGGATGGCGAGGCGCATCTGGCGGCAGGCGCGAAAAAAGTGCTCTTTTCCCATCCTGGCAGCCACGATCTCGACGCAACGATTGTTTTCGGTGTTAACCAGGAAACCCTTCGCTCTGAAGACCTTCTGGTCTCTAATGCCTCCTGTACGACAAACTGTATTATTCCGGTCATAAAACTGCTCGACGATGCTTATGGCATTGAGTCGGGAACGGTGACAACTATTCACTCCGCGATGCATGACCAGCAAGTGATTGACGCTTACCATTCCGATCTGCGGCGTACGCGTGCGGCCAGCCAGTCGATCATTCCGGTGGATACCAAACTGGCGGCGGGCATCACGCGAATTTTCCCGCAGTTTAATGACAGATTTGAAGCGATAGCGGTGCGCGTACCGACAATTAACGTGACCGCGATCGATCTGAGCGTAACGGTGAAAAAACCTGTAAAAGCTATGGAAGTCAACATGTTGCTGCAAAAAGCAGCGCGTGGGACATTTCATGGTATAGTTGATTATACGGAATTACCGTTGGTTTCAACCGATTTTAATCACGATCCGCACAGCGCCATTGTTGATGGCACACAGACGCGGGTAAGTGGTGCGCACCTTATTAAAACCCTTGTGTGGTGCGACAACGAATGGGGCTTTGCTAACCGGATGCTCGACACGACGTTAGCAATGTCGGCTATTGGTTTCAGGTAG
- the pgk gene encoding phosphoglycerate kinase, protein MSVIKMTDLDLAGKRVFIRADLNVPVKDGKVTSDARIRASLPTIELALKQGAKVMVTSHLGRPTEGEYNEEFSLLPVVNYLKDKLSNPVRLVKDYLDGVEVAAGELVVLENVRFNKGEKKDDEALAKKYAALCDVFVMDAFGTAHRAQASTHGIGKFADVACAGPLLADELDALGKALKEPARPMVAIVGGSKVSTKLTVLDSLSKIADQLIVGGGIANTFVAAQGHNVGKSLYEADLVDEAKRLLGTCDIPVPTDVRVATEFSETATATLKSVNDIKDDEQILDLGDASAEKLAEILKNAKTILWNGPVGVFEFPNFRKGTEIVANAIADSDAFSIAGGGDTLAAIDLFGIADKISYISTGGGAFLEFVEGKVLPAVAMLEERAKK, encoded by the coding sequence ATGTCTGTAATTAAGATGACCGATCTGGATCTGGCTGGTAAACGCGTTTTCATCCGTGCTGATCTGAACGTGCCGGTTAAAGATGGCAAAGTCACCAGCGACGCGCGTATCCGTGCTTCCCTGCCAACTATTGAACTGGCGCTGAAGCAGGGTGCGAAAGTGATGGTAACTTCCCATCTGGGTCGTCCGACCGAAGGCGAGTACAACGAAGAATTCTCTCTGCTGCCGGTTGTTAACTATCTGAAAGACAAACTCTCCAACCCGGTTCGTCTGGTTAAAGATTACCTGGACGGCGTTGAAGTGGCTGCCGGTGAACTGGTTGTTCTGGAAAACGTTCGCTTCAACAAAGGCGAGAAGAAAGACGACGAAGCGCTGGCGAAAAAATACGCTGCGCTGTGCGACGTATTCGTTATGGACGCATTCGGTACTGCTCACCGTGCGCAGGCTTCTACTCACGGTATCGGCAAATTCGCTGACGTAGCGTGCGCAGGCCCGCTGCTGGCTGACGAACTGGACGCGCTGGGTAAAGCGCTGAAAGAACCGGCTCGTCCGATGGTTGCTATTGTTGGCGGTTCTAAAGTTTCCACTAAGCTGACCGTTCTGGACTCTCTGTCCAAAATTGCTGACCAGCTGATCGTTGGTGGCGGTATCGCTAACACCTTCGTCGCTGCTCAGGGCCACAACGTAGGTAAATCCCTGTACGAAGCTGACCTGGTTGACGAAGCAAAACGTCTGCTGGGCACTTGCGATATTCCGGTCCCGACTGATGTTCGCGTAGCCACCGAGTTCTCTGAAACCGCAACGGCAACCCTGAAATCCGTCAATGACATCAAAGATGATGAGCAAATTCTGGATCTGGGCGATGCATCTGCTGAAAAACTGGCTGAAATTCTGAAAAATGCCAAAACTATTCTGTGGAATGGTCCGGTTGGCGTGTTTGAATTCCCGAACTTCCGTAAAGGTACTGAAATCGTGGCTAACGCTATCGCCGACAGCGACGCGTTCTCCATCGCAGGCGGTGGTGACACTCTGGCTGCTATCGACCTGTTCGGTATTGCTGACAAGATTTCCTACATCTCTACTGGCGGCGGCGCATTCCTCGAATTCGTGGAAGGCAAAGTTCTGCCTGCAGTAGCCATGCTCGAAGAGCGTGCTAAGAAGTAA
- the fbaA gene encoding class II fructose-bisphosphate aldolase, translated as MSKIFDFVKPGVITGDDVQKVFQVAKENNFALPAVNCVGTDSINAVLEAAAKVKAPVIVQFSNGGAAFIAGKGVKTDVPQGAAILGAISGAHHVHQMAEHYGVPVILHTDHCAKKLLPWIDGLLDAGEKHFAATGKPLFSSHMIDLSEESLEENIAISSKYLARMSKMGMTLEIELGCTGGEEDGVDNSHMDASALYTQPEDVDYAYTELSKISPRFTIAASFGNVHGVYKPGNVKLTPTILRDSQEYVSKKHNLPHNSLNFVFHGGSGSTAQEIKDSVSYGVIKMNIDTDTQWATWEGILKYYKENEGYLQGQLGNPKGADQPNKKYYDPRVWLRAAQTSMVTRLEQAFKELNAVDVL; from the coding sequence ATGTCTAAAATTTTTGATTTCGTAAAACCTGGCGTGATCACTGGTGATGACGTTCAGAAAGTGTTCCAGGTAGCTAAAGAAAATAACTTTGCTCTGCCAGCGGTTAACTGCGTGGGTACTGATTCCATCAACGCCGTTCTGGAAGCTGCTGCCAAAGTTAAAGCACCGGTTATCGTTCAGTTCTCTAACGGCGGCGCTGCGTTTATTGCCGGTAAAGGCGTGAAAACTGACGTTCCTCAGGGCGCAGCAATCCTCGGCGCAATCTCTGGCGCCCACCATGTTCATCAGATGGCAGAACATTACGGCGTTCCGGTCATTCTGCACACTGACCACTGCGCGAAAAAACTGCTGCCGTGGATTGACGGTCTGCTGGACGCGGGTGAAAAACACTTCGCTGCAACCGGTAAACCGCTGTTCTCTTCTCACATGATCGACCTTTCCGAAGAGTCTCTGGAAGAGAACATTGCCATTAGCTCCAAATATCTGGCGCGCATGTCCAAAATGGGCATGACTCTGGAAATCGAACTGGGTTGCACTGGTGGTGAAGAAGATGGCGTGGACAACAGCCATATGGACGCTTCTGCACTGTACACCCAGCCGGAAGACGTTGATTACGCTTACACTGAGCTGAGCAAAATCAGCCCGCGTTTCACCATCGCAGCTTCCTTCGGTAACGTACACGGTGTCTACAAACCGGGTAACGTGAAACTGACCCCGACTATCCTGCGCGATTCTCAGGAATATGTTTCCAAAAAACATAACCTGCCGCACAACAGCCTGAACTTCGTATTCCATGGCGGTTCCGGTTCTACTGCTCAGGAAATCAAAGACTCTGTAAGCTACGGCGTTATCAAAATGAACATCGATACCGACACCCAATGGGCAACCTGGGAAGGTATCCTGAAGTACTACAAAGAAAACGAAGGCTACCTGCAGGGCCAACTGGGCAACCCGAAAGGCGCAGACCAGCCGAACAAAAAATACTACGATCCGCGTGTATGGCTGCGTGCAGCGCAGACCAGCATGGTGACTCGTCTGGAGCAGGCTTTCAAAGAACTGAATGCAGTAGACGTTCTGTAA
- the mscS gene encoding small-conductance mechanosensitive channel MscS produces the protein MEDLNVVDSINDAGSWLVNNQALLLSYAVNIVAAIAIIIVGMIVARIVSNTVNRVMVARHIDATVADFLSALVRYGIIAFTLIAALGRVGVQTASVIAVLGAAGLAIGLALQGSLSNLAAGVLLVTFRPFRSGEYVDLGGVAGTVLQVQIFSTTMRTVDGRIVVIPNGKIIAGNIVNFSREPVRRNEFIIGVAYDSDIDQVKRILTEIIQADERIIKDREMTVRLNELGPSSINFVVRVWSKSSDLQAVYWDVLELIKRRFDENGISFPFPQMDVNLKRSHEQTEQ, from the coding sequence ATGGAAGATCTTAACGTTGTTGACAGCATTAACGACGCAGGCTCGTGGCTGGTGAACAATCAGGCGCTGCTGCTGAGCTATGCCGTTAACATTGTGGCGGCTATCGCCATCATTATTGTCGGTATGATTGTGGCGCGTATTGTCTCGAATACGGTTAATCGCGTGATGGTTGCGCGACACATCGACGCTACCGTGGCTGATTTTCTCTCCGCGCTGGTACGCTATGGCATTATCGCCTTTACCCTGATTGCCGCGTTGGGTCGCGTCGGCGTGCAGACGGCCTCGGTGATTGCCGTACTGGGTGCCGCCGGTTTAGCCATCGGTCTGGCGTTGCAGGGTTCGCTTTCGAACCTCGCCGCTGGCGTGCTGCTGGTGACTTTCCGCCCGTTCCGTTCGGGGGAATATGTCGATTTGGGTGGCGTTGCCGGAACCGTGTTGCAGGTGCAGATTTTCTCCACCACTATGCGTACGGTGGACGGGCGTATCGTGGTGATCCCAAATGGTAAAATCATTGCCGGAAATATCGTGAACTTCTCTCGTGAGCCGGTGCGTCGCAACGAATTTATTATCGGTGTGGCTTACGATTCTGATATCGACCAGGTGAAACGCATTCTGACTGAAATTATCCAGGCTGATGAACGCATTATCAAAGATCGCGAAATGACGGTGCGTCTGAATGAACTGGGGCCGTCCTCCATTAACTTTGTGGTGCGTGTCTGGAGTAAGAGTAGCGATCTGCAAGCCGTTTACTGGGATGTGCTGGAGCTGATCAAACGTCGCTTTGACGAGAATGGCATCAGCTTCCCGTTCCCGCAGATGGACGTAAACCTCAAACGTTCTCATGAGCAGACAGAGCAGTAA
- the argO gene encoding arginine exporter ArgO: MLSYYFQGLMLGAALILPLGPQNAFVMNQGIRRQYHIMTAFLCTMSDVVLICAGVFGGSALLMQSPWLLALVTWGGVAFLLWYGFGALKTALSSHLELASAEALRQGRWRIIATMLAVTWLNPHVYLDTFVVLGSLGGQLDAEPKRWFALGTVSASFLWFFSLALLAAWLAPRLRTAKAQRLINAVVGLVMWFIAFQLAHEGIHHVQGLFS; encoded by the coding sequence GTGTTATCTTATTACTTTCAAGGCCTTATGCTTGGGGCCGCGTTGATCCTGCCGCTTGGGCCGCAAAACGCTTTTGTGATGAACCAGGGGATCCGCAGGCAGTATCACATCATGACTGCCTTTTTATGCACGATGAGCGATGTGGTGCTGATCTGCGCTGGCGTGTTTGGCGGCAGCGCGCTGTTGATGCAATCCCCGTGGCTGCTGGCGCTGGTGACCTGGGGCGGTGTGGCGTTTCTGCTATGGTACGGTTTTGGCGCACTGAAAACGGCACTGAGTAGTCATCTCGAACTGGCAAGCGCCGAAGCATTACGCCAGGGGCGCTGGCGTATCATTGCGACCATGCTGGCGGTTACCTGGCTCAACCCGCATGTCTATCTCGACACTTTCGTGGTGCTGGGTAGTCTCGGCGGACAGCTGGATGCGGAGCCAAAGCGCTGGTTCGCGCTGGGAACGGTGAGCGCTTCTTTCCTGTGGTTCTTCAGCCTTGCGTTACTCGCTGCCTGGCTTGCTCCGCGTTTGCGCACGGCGAAAGCGCAGCGGCTAATCAATGCTGTGGTTGGGTTGGTGATGTGGTTTATTGCCTTCCAGCTTGCGCATGAAGGTATTCATCATGTACAGGGATTATTCAGTTAG
- a CDS encoding oxidative stress defense protein, producing MKFKVMALAAAVGFSAMAVQANELPDGPHIVTSGTASVDATPDIATLAIEVNVAAKDAASAKKQADDRVAQYLSFLEQNGIARKDINSANLRTQPDYDYQNGKSILKGYRAVRTVEVTLRELDKLNSLLDGALKAGLNEIRSVSLGVAQADSFKDKARKAAIDDATHQAQQLAAGFNAKLGPVYSIRYHVSNYQPSPMVRMMKADAAPVSTQETYEQPTIQFDDQVDVVFQLEPAQAEQPAATAAK from the coding sequence GTGAAATTTAAAGTGATGGCCCTGGCGGCGGCAGTCGGTTTCAGCGCAATGGCGGTACAGGCAAACGAATTGCCTGACGGTCCGCATATCGTCACCTCAGGCACGGCTAGCGTGGATGCGACTCCGGATATCGCCACGCTGGCGATTGAAGTGAACGTCGCTGCAAAAGACGCCGCATCAGCGAAAAAACAGGCCGATGACCGCGTTGCGCAATACCTGAGTTTTCTTGAGCAAAATGGTATTGCCAGGAAAGACATTAATTCCGCAAACTTACGCACCCAGCCAGATTACGATTACCAGAACGGCAAAAGCATCCTGAAAGGTTATCGCGCTGTGCGTACGGTTGAAGTGACATTGCGCGAGCTGGATAAGCTTAACTCACTGCTGGATGGCGCGCTGAAAGCGGGTCTGAACGAGATTCGCTCCGTGTCGCTGGGCGTTGCGCAAGCGGACTCTTTCAAAGATAAAGCGCGCAAAGCAGCGATCGATGATGCGACCCATCAGGCGCAGCAGCTGGCAGCCGGTTTCAATGCCAAACTCGGCCCGGTTTACAGCATTCGCTACCATGTTTCTAATTATCAGCCAAGCCCAATGGTCCGGATGATGAAAGCGGATGCCGCGCCGGTTTCCACCCAGGAAACCTACGAGCAGCCGACGATTCAGTTTGACGATCAGGTTGATGTGGTGTTCCAGCTTGAGCCTGCTCAAGCTGAGCAGCCGGCAGCCACCGCGGCGAAGTAA
- the argP gene encoding DNA-binding transcriptional regulator ArgP, with protein MKRPDYRTLQALDAVIRERGFERAAQKLCITQSAVSQRIKQLENMFGQPLLVRTVPPRPTEQGQKLLALLRQVELLEEEWLGDEQTGSTPLLLSLAVNADSLATWLLPALAPVLVDSPIRLNLQVEDETRTQERLRRGEVVGAVSIQPQALPSCLVDQLGALDYLFVGSREFAERYFPNGVTRSALLKAPAVAFDHLDDMHQAFLQQYFDLPPGSVPCHIVNSSEAFVQLARQGTTCCMIPHLQIEKELKSGDLIDLTPGLLQRRMLYWHRFAPESRMMRNVTDALLEYGHRVLRQD; from the coding sequence ATGAAACGTCCGGACTACAGAACCTTACAGGCGCTTGATGCGGTCATTCGTGAGCGTGGGTTTGAGCGCGCCGCGCAAAAACTGTGTATTACTCAGTCCGCCGTGTCGCAGCGCATAAAACAGCTCGAAAACATGTTCGGCCAGCCATTGCTGGTACGTACTGTTCCGCCGCGTCCCACCGAACAAGGGCAGAAACTGCTGGCGCTGTTGCGTCAGGTCGAGCTGCTGGAAGAAGAGTGGCTGGGCGATGAGCAAACAGGCTCGACGCCGTTGCTGTTGTCGCTGGCGGTCAATGCCGACAGCCTGGCAACCTGGCTGCTGCCTGCGCTGGCGCCGGTACTGGTGGATTCGCCTATCCGGCTGAACTTGCAGGTTGAGGATGAAACCCGCACCCAGGAGCGACTGCGTCGCGGCGAAGTGGTTGGTGCGGTCAGTATTCAGCCGCAGGCGCTGCCGAGCTGCCTTGTCGATCAACTTGGCGCGCTGGATTACCTGTTTGTCGGTTCCAGAGAATTCGCCGAACGCTATTTTCCTAATGGCGTAACCCGCTCAGCGCTGCTGAAAGCCCCGGCGGTGGCGTTCGACCATCTGGATGATATGCATCAGGCATTTTTGCAGCAATATTTCGATTTACCGCCGGGTAGCGTGCCCTGTCATATCGTGAATTCATCGGAAGCGTTTGTGCAACTGGCGCGCCAGGGCACGACCTGCTGTATGATCCCGCACCTGCAAATCGAGAAAGAGTTAAAGAGCGGTGATTTGATCGATCTGACGCCAGGCCTGTTACAGCGCCGTATGCTCTACTGGCACCGTTTTGCGCCGGAAAGCCGGATGATGCGCAACGTGACGGATGCGCTGCTGGAGTATGGACATCGGGTATTAAGGCAGGATTGA
- the rpiA gene encoding ribose-5-phosphate isomerase RpiA has product MTQDELKKAVGWAALKYVEPGTIVGVGTGSTATHFIDALGTMKGQIEGAVSSSDASTAKLKSLGITVFDLNEVDKLGIYVDGADEINGQMQMIKGGGAALTREKIIASVADKFICIADASKQVDILGKFPLPVEVIPMARSAVARQLVKLGGRPEYRQNVVTDNGNVILDVYGLEIIDPIALENSINSIPGVVTVGLFANRGADVALIGTADGVKTIIK; this is encoded by the coding sequence ATGACGCAGGATGAACTCAAAAAGGCAGTGGGCTGGGCGGCACTCAAGTATGTTGAGCCCGGAACTATTGTCGGCGTAGGCACTGGCTCCACTGCGACGCACTTTATTGATGCGCTCGGCACGATGAAAGGCCAGATCGAAGGCGCGGTTTCCAGTTCGGATGCCTCCACCGCGAAACTGAAAAGTCTTGGCATTACCGTGTTCGATCTCAACGAAGTGGATAAACTGGGTATCTACGTTGATGGCGCGGACGAAATCAACGGCCAGATGCAGATGATCAAAGGCGGCGGCGCAGCGCTGACGCGTGAGAAAATTATCGCCTCGGTAGCGGATAAATTTATCTGTATCGCTGATGCATCCAAGCAGGTTGATATCCTGGGGAAATTCCCGCTGCCGGTGGAGGTTATCCCGATGGCTCGCAGCGCCGTTGCGCGTCAACTGGTGAAGCTGGGCGGTCGCCCGGAATATCGTCAGAACGTTGTCACCGATAATGGCAACGTGATCCTCGACGTTTATGGGCTGGAGATCATCGATCCGATTGCACTGGAAAACAGCATCAATAGCATCCCGGGCGTAGTCACTGTAGGGTTATTCGCCAATCGTGGCGCGGATGTGGCGCTGATCGGCACCGCCGATGGTGTGAAAACCATCATAAAATGA